ATACTTTATACTCCCAAAGATTTAGGTAAAGAAAAAGTATTTGTGGCAAAAGAAAGATTACTCGGAATAAATCCTGATATTGAAATTCACATTTTTAATGAAAAAATAATGGAAAATACAGAATTACCAGATGTTGATGTAGCTATTGATTGTTTTGATAATTTTAAGAGTAGAAAAATATTAGATAAAAAAATACATGAAAAAAATATTCCGTTAATTCATGGTGGAGTTGAAAGATTTTATGGACAAGTTACAGATATTATTCCAGGTAAAACAAAGAAATTAATAGATATATTAGGTGATATAGAAGATACAGATGAAGTAAAATTAGTTACTCCATATGCAGTATCGATAATAGCCTCTTTGCAAG
The nucleotide sequence above comes from Marinitoga sp. 38H-ov. Encoded proteins:
- a CDS encoding HesA/MoeB/ThiF family protein produces the protein MERYSRHINLYNNFSKIRESKILVAGAGGLGSNVLQHLVRLGIGEIYIYDDGVVDMPDLNRQILYTPKDLGKEKVFVAKERLLGINPDIEIHIFNEKIMENTELPDVDVAIDCFDNFKSRKILDKKIHEKNIPLIHGGVERFYGQVTDIIPGKTKKLIDILGDIEDTDEVKLVTPYAVSIIASLQVSEAMKIIFEDYKNALLNKILVVDLLFNNFDILELN